A window of Staphylococcus sp. 17KM0847 contains these coding sequences:
- a CDS encoding YbbR-like domain-containing protein, with translation MLESKWGLRFFAFILALLLFLSVNNVFGESFSTDSIAQDGSKTIKNVPVEIINNNKNLYVTGAPDTVDIELNGPQSKVLQAQKTENYKVTLDVTDAGMGEQTVAFQVRGLDKDIHYRVYPKEATLSIEKKETRKVAVEPNVSRYSVDANYQISETTVSPHTVKVIGGKEQLDRIAYVKANFNEETPISQKTTTKAKIAVFDKNMNKLDVQVEPSSVDLTADVEPYHKKVKVNLTTKGSAASGYTVSETKLDQEHVEIYGNREDLEDIDEITGEVDVNDVASVVTREVKLDLPDKVSYAKPDNLTATISVK, from the coding sequence ATGTTAGAATCCAAATGGGGTTTACGTTTTTTTGCATTTATTTTAGCATTATTACTTTTTTTATCAGTCAACAATGTATTTGGAGAATCATTTAGTACAGACAGTATTGCTCAAGATGGTAGCAAAACAATAAAAAATGTACCTGTAGAAATTATAAATAACAATAAAAATTTATATGTAACGGGTGCGCCGGATACAGTTGATATCGAGTTGAATGGGCCACAGTCTAAAGTTTTGCAAGCACAAAAAACAGAAAATTATAAAGTGACTTTAGATGTTACTGATGCAGGTATGGGTGAACAAACAGTTGCTTTTCAAGTTCGTGGTTTAGATAAAGATATTCACTATCGTGTTTATCCAAAAGAAGCGACACTTTCTATTGAGAAAAAAGAAACGCGAAAAGTTGCAGTAGAACCTAATGTGAGTCGATATTCTGTTGATGCCAACTATCAAATCTCAGAGACAACAGTTTCGCCTCATACTGTCAAAGTCATTGGTGGTAAAGAACAATTAGATCGCATTGCTTATGTAAAAGCAAACTTTAATGAAGAAACACCTATTTCACAAAAAACAACGACTAAAGCTAAAATAGCGGTTTTTGATAAGAATATGAATAAGTTAGATGTGCAAGTTGAACCATCAAGTGTTGACTTAACAGCCGATGTTGAGCCATACCATAAAAAAGTAAAAGTGAACTTGACGACAAAAGGTTCAGCAGCAAGTGGTTATACAGTAAGTGAAACGAAACTTGATCAAGAGCATGTCGAAATTTATGGGAATAGAGAAGATTTAGAGGATATCGATGAAATAACGGGTGAAGTTGATGTCAATGATGTTGCAAGCGTTGTGACACGAGAAGTAAAGTTAGACTTACCAGATAAAGTATCATATGCAAAACCTGATAACTTAACGGCAACAATTTCAGTAAAATGA
- a CDS encoding ABC transporter ATP-binding protein, giving the protein MLFLLDHVDKIKKGRMLLRDITWQVNEGERWLIYGLNGAGKSTLLNIINAYDFVTQGDVSLFGTSPGHQGYSAHNVRKQIGYISGSLRDRFAEGEIVQDVVLSGIYKSIGLYEKPTDHDMKCVEQVLEDLNMTHFKAHYFGQLSTGEQQRVLLARALVDHPKLLILDEPCNGLDYVGREQLLEMLSNIKQSYPQTAIIYVTHFMEEVTSEFTHALLLKAGRIQTLGQVEDVLTAPQLSQLLDMKVDLYRHKQRYQIVRQ; this is encoded by the coding sequence ATGCTCTTTTTATTAGATCATGTAGATAAAATAAAAAAAGGAAGAATGTTATTACGTGACATAACATGGCAAGTGAACGAAGGAGAGAGATGGCTGATTTATGGTTTAAACGGAGCAGGAAAAAGCACTTTACTAAATATTATCAATGCTTATGATTTTGTGACACAAGGAGATGTATCACTGTTTGGGACATCTCCCGGACATCAAGGGTATTCAGCACATAATGTAAGAAAACAAATAGGCTATATTTCAGGTAGTTTACGTGATCGCTTTGCAGAAGGAGAAATTGTACAGGATGTTGTATTAAGTGGTATTTACAAGTCTATTGGTTTATATGAAAAGCCGACTGATCATGATATGAAGTGTGTAGAACAAGTGTTAGAAGATTTGAATATGACGCATTTTAAGGCGCATTATTTTGGACAGTTATCGACGGGAGAACAGCAGCGCGTGTTGTTAGCACGTGCGCTTGTAGATCACCCTAAGCTTTTAATTTTAGACGAACCTTGTAATGGATTAGATTATGTTGGACGTGAACAATTATTAGAGATGCTTTCTAATATTAAACAGTCGTACCCACAGACTGCAATCATTTATGTAACCCATTTTATGGAAGAAGTCACATCAGAGTTTACGCACGCTTTGTTATTAAAAGCGGGACGTATTCAAACTTTAGGACAGGTTGAAGATGTTTTAACAGCACCCCAACTTTCTCAACTATTGGATATGAAGGTAGACTTATACCGTCATAAACAGCGTTATCAAATTGTGAGACAGTAA
- the glmM gene encoding phosphoglucosamine mutase — MGKYFGTDGVRGVANEELTPELAFKLGRYGGYVLAHDANKAHPRVLVGKDTRVSGEMLENALIAGLVSIGAEVMRLGVISTPGVAYLTREMGAELGVMISASHNPVADNGIKFFGSDGFKLSDEQEKEIEALLDEPNRSLPRPTGSEIVHTSDYFEGAQKYLSYLKSTIEVNLEGLKIGLDGANGSTASLAPFLFGDLEADTVTLGCSPDGYNINEGVGSTHPELLADKVLETECDFGLAFDGDGDRLIAVDEQGQIVDGDQIMFIIGQEMAKNQELNDNMIVSTVMSNLGFYKALEAEGIQSNKTKVGDRYVVEEMRRGHYNLGGEQSGHIVLMDYNTTGDGLLTGVQLAAVVKRSGKKLSELAAQMKKYPQALINIKVTDKYGVEANEDVKEVMMRVEKEMNGEGRILVRPSGTEPLVRVMVEAKTDEDALRFAQTIADVVEAKMGL, encoded by the coding sequence ATGGGTAAATATTTTGGTACAGACGGCGTTAGAGGCGTTGCTAATGAGGAGTTAACACCTGAGTTGGCCTTTAAATTAGGACGATATGGTGGTTATGTATTAGCACACGATGCAAACAAAGCACATCCTCGTGTGTTAGTGGGGAAAGATACACGAGTGTCAGGTGAAATGCTAGAAAATGCTTTGATCGCTGGTCTTGTGTCAATCGGTGCAGAAGTTATGCGCTTAGGTGTTATTTCAACACCAGGTGTAGCATATTTAACAAGAGAAATGGGTGCAGAGTTAGGAGTTATGATTTCTGCATCGCATAATCCTGTGGCAGATAATGGCATTAAGTTTTTCGGATCAGATGGCTTCAAACTATCAGATGAACAAGAAAAAGAAATTGAAGCATTATTAGATGAACCTAATCGTTCTTTACCACGCCCAACAGGGTCAGAGATTGTGCATACTTCTGATTACTTTGAGGGAGCACAAAAGTATTTAAGTTATTTAAAATCAACAATTGAAGTGAATTTAGAAGGGCTTAAAATCGGTTTAGATGGGGCGAATGGCTCAACTGCTTCACTTGCACCATTCCTATTTGGAGACCTTGAAGCAGACACAGTCACGTTAGGTTGTAGTCCAGATGGATATAACATCAATGAAGGCGTAGGTTCTACACATCCTGAATTACTGGCAGACAAAGTTTTGGAAACGGAATGTGACTTTGGACTTGCTTTTGATGGTGACGGAGATCGCTTAATTGCAGTAGATGAACAAGGACAGATTGTCGATGGAGATCAGATTATGTTTATCATCGGACAAGAAATGGCGAAAAATCAAGAGCTTAATGATAATATGATTGTTTCCACTGTGATGAGTAACTTAGGTTTTTATAAAGCATTAGAAGCAGAAGGTATTCAATCTAATAAAACAAAAGTGGGTGATCGTTACGTTGTAGAAGAAATGCGTAGAGGTCATTACAATTTAGGTGGAGAACAATCAGGTCATATCGTATTAATGGACTATAATACGACTGGAGATGGCTTGTTGACAGGTGTTCAATTAGCAGCTGTGGTGAAACGCTCTGGTAAGAAATTGAGTGAGCTTGCAGCCCAAATGAAAAAATATCCACAAGCACTTATCAATATTAAAGTGACAGATAAATATGGTGTTGAAGCAAATGAAGATGTTAAAGAAGTGATGATGCGTGTAGAAAAAGAAATGAATGGAGAAGGACGTATATTAGTACGCCCTTCAGGAACAGAGCCACTTGTACGTGTCATGGTTGAAGCAAAAACAGATGAAGATGCGTTACGTTTTGCTCAAACAATTGCAGATGTTGTTGAAGCCAAAATGGGGTTATAA
- a CDS encoding FadR/GntR family transcriptional regulator codes for MKISSQKLYEQIANRLIDQIESGVLQEGERLPSIQKLAKQYGVSNASVREALNALRMIGLVEIKHGYGTFVKQKTPQLFDFTTQTLTEKHVQEILELREVVELSTAQFAAERRTNDRLTEMRLALDDMVKAISQNKSGEEADLKFHLAIAKASDNPLLYELLHNISDLIQQTMKGTRHIYLYKRQKTMEKLLDEHRAILEAIEQQNGVLAGQQMAHHLAEVRKTLVEHAVVQ; via the coding sequence ATGAAGATATCGAGCCAAAAATTATATGAGCAAATTGCTAATCGCTTGATTGATCAAATTGAAAGTGGTGTACTTCAAGAAGGAGAGCGTCTACCCTCTATCCAAAAGTTGGCAAAGCAATATGGCGTTAGCAATGCTTCTGTTAGAGAAGCGCTAAATGCATTGCGTATGATTGGTCTTGTAGAGATTAAACATGGTTATGGGACGTTTGTTAAACAAAAAACACCTCAACTATTTGATTTTACAACACAAACTTTGACAGAAAAGCATGTTCAAGAGATTTTAGAACTGCGTGAAGTGGTTGAGCTATCGACAGCTCAATTTGCGGCAGAACGACGAACGAATGATAGATTGACAGAAATGCGCTTAGCACTAGATGATATGGTCAAAGCAATCAGTCAAAACAAGTCTGGGGAAGAGGCTGATTTAAAGTTTCATTTAGCAATTGCCAAAGCCTCAGATAATCCTTTATTGTATGAGTTATTACATAATATTTCTGATTTGATTCAACAAACAATGAAGGGGACACGTCATATCTATTTATATAAACGTCAGAAAACAATGGAAAAGTTATTAGATGAACATCGTGCTATTTTAGAAGCCATTGAGCAACAAAATGGTGTTTTAGCAGGTCAACAGATGGCACACCACTTGGCTGAGGTGCGTAAAACATTAGTAGAACATGCAGTGGTGCAGTAA
- a CDS encoding Mrp/NBP35 family ATP-binding protein translates to MLTIEQVKALVGEINDPIINVPLSETGGVIEVSVKEEKEHVSVKVAMAQLGGQTQLDLQMAIVEKLKENGAKTVGIRFEALPEEVVEKYRGNKEEEQQTIEQFIAQGNDLEFIAIASGKGGVGKSTVAVNLAVSLAREGKRVGLIDADIYGFSVPDMMGIDEKPGIEGKSVVPVERHGVKVISMAFFVEENAPVIWRGPMLGKMLTNFFTDVKWGDLDYLILDLPPGTGDVALDVHTMLPSSKEVIVTTPHPTAAFVAARAGAMAKHTEHSILGVIENMSYFESKETGNKEYVFGQGGGQKLADELQTDLLGQLPLEQPSWKPVDFAPSIYQPEDKLGKIYRDIAKKIIEKTSN, encoded by the coding sequence GTGTTAACAATAGAGCAAGTTAAAGCACTAGTGGGAGAAATCAATGATCCAATTATTAATGTGCCATTAAGTGAAACAGGTGGTGTTATAGAAGTTTCGGTAAAAGAAGAGAAAGAACATGTGAGTGTCAAAGTTGCGATGGCACAACTTGGCGGACAAACACAACTCGACTTACAAATGGCAATTGTTGAAAAATTAAAAGAAAATGGTGCTAAAACAGTTGGTATTCGATTTGAAGCGTTACCAGAAGAAGTTGTTGAAAAGTATCGTGGCAACAAAGAAGAAGAACAGCAGACGATCGAACAATTTATAGCACAAGGTAATGATTTAGAGTTTATTGCCATAGCGTCTGGTAAGGGAGGGGTCGGCAAGTCTACAGTAGCTGTAAATTTAGCTGTTTCTCTCGCACGAGAAGGAAAACGTGTAGGGCTTATTGATGCTGATATATATGGTTTCAGTGTGCCCGATATGATGGGTATAGATGAAAAACCTGGTATTGAAGGGAAGTCAGTTGTCCCAGTTGAACGTCACGGGGTTAAAGTTATTTCTATGGCGTTCTTTGTTGAAGAAAATGCACCTGTCATTTGGCGTGGACCTATGCTAGGTAAGATGCTGACAAACTTTTTCACTGATGTAAAATGGGGGGATTTGGATTATCTTATCCTAGATTTACCACCTGGAACAGGAGATGTGGCACTAGATGTACATACAATGCTACCGTCTAGTAAAGAAGTCATTGTCACAACGCCTCATCCAACAGCAGCATTTGTAGCAGCACGTGCTGGTGCAATGGCCAAACATACGGAGCATTCGATTTTAGGTGTAATAGAGAATATGTCGTATTTTGAAAGTAAAGAAACAGGAAATAAAGAATATGTGTTTGGTCAAGGCGGGGGGCAAAAACTAGCGGATGAACTACAAACAGACTTACTAGGGCAATTGCCGTTAGAACAACCTTCATGGAAACCTGTTGATTTTGCACCATCTATTTATCAACCTGAAGATAAGCTTGGAAAAATCTATCGAGATATTGCCAAAAAAATTATTGAAAAAACATCAAACTAA
- the rocF gene encoding arginase yields MNKKIELIGVPVMFGQQKFGVDLGPEAIRYAGIITRLKRIGHEVIDSGNIDVPRVEIETFQNHQMGLRFYDEILAYSQVLMTKVSKSIQNGYFPVVLGGDHSLAIGSISGVCEHYQSLGVIWYDAHGDLNIPEESPTGNVHGMSLRVLAGEGDETLVNLGGYAPKVTSDRIVLIGMRDLDYGERQYIKKHNIKTYTIADIDELGIKQVIQESISYLKDRTDGVHLSLDVDALDPNETPGTGTKVLGGLTYRESHYALELLQQSGLITSMDLVEVNPLLDQGNYTAEQAVALLGSFFGETLL; encoded by the coding sequence ATGAATAAAAAAATAGAGCTGATTGGTGTGCCAGTTATGTTTGGACAACAAAAATTTGGTGTAGATTTGGGTCCAGAAGCAATACGTTATGCTGGAATTATAACAAGACTCAAACGTATTGGTCATGAAGTTATAGACAGTGGAAATATTGATGTACCTCGAGTAGAAATTGAAACGTTTCAAAATCATCAAATGGGTTTACGTTTTTATGATGAGATTTTGGCATATAGTCAAGTACTTATGACAAAAGTTTCTAAAAGTATTCAAAATGGCTATTTTCCAGTAGTTTTAGGGGGCGATCATTCTCTAGCAATTGGTTCGATTTCTGGTGTGTGCGAACATTATCAATCTTTAGGTGTTATTTGGTATGATGCTCACGGTGATTTAAATATTCCAGAAGAATCACCGACGGGTAATGTTCATGGTATGTCATTACGTGTTTTAGCTGGTGAAGGTGATGAGACACTTGTAAACTTAGGAGGTTATGCACCCAAAGTCACATCTGATCGAATTGTTTTGATTGGTATGCGTGACCTAGATTATGGAGAACGTCAATATATCAAGAAACATAATATTAAAACGTATACAATAGCAGATATTGATGAATTAGGGATTAAGCAAGTGATACAAGAGAGTATCAGTTACTTAAAAGATAGGACAGATGGTGTTCATTTATCATTAGATGTTGATGCATTAGATCCTAATGAAACACCTGGAACAGGGACAAAAGTACTAGGGGGATTAACTTATAGAGAAAGTCATTATGCTTTAGAATTACTTCAGCAATCTGGTTTGATTACATCTATGGATTTAGTAGAGGTGAATCCTTTATTAGATCAAGGTAATTATACAGCAGAGCAAGCTGTTGCACTGTTAGGTTCATTTTTTGGAGAAACATTATTATAA
- the cdaA gene encoding diadenylate cyclase CdaA, whose protein sequence is MQISSLFENVSTLEVITGILDLLIVWYVIYLLITVFRGTKAIQLLKGILFILVGKGISEYLQLTTTSRLFDLVMQWGFLAIIVIFQPEIRRALEQLGRGSLFKRYTMTSSEEVPKLVEAVSKAVQYMAKRRIGALIVFEKETGLQDYIETGIPMHSDISQELLTNVFIPNTPLHDGAMIIQGDKIATAASYLPLSDSPKIAKSLGTRHRAAVGISEVSDAFTVIVSEETGSISVTFDGKLRKDISVEVFEELLSEHWFGAHFAKKGVS, encoded by the coding sequence ATGCAAATTTCAAGTCTCTTTGAAAATGTAAGTACACTTGAAGTGATTACTGGTATTCTAGATTTATTAATTGTTTGGTATGTGATCTATTTATTGATTACAGTTTTCAGAGGTACTAAAGCCATCCAATTATTAAAAGGAATTTTATTTATTCTTGTCGGTAAAGGCATAAGTGAATATTTACAGTTAACAACAACTTCAAGATTGTTTGATTTAGTGATGCAGTGGGGATTTTTGGCGATTATCGTCATCTTCCAACCTGAGATTAGACGTGCCTTGGAGCAATTGGGACGAGGCAGTTTATTTAAGCGTTATACAATGACATCCTCAGAGGAAGTACCGAAACTTGTCGAAGCTGTATCTAAAGCCGTTCAATATATGGCGAAGCGTCGTATAGGAGCACTAATTGTATTCGAAAAAGAAACGGGATTACAGGATTATATTGAAACTGGGATTCCGATGCATTCAGATATTTCACAAGAGCTTTTGACGAATGTATTTATTCCGAATACACCATTACATGATGGTGCGATGATTATTCAAGGAGATAAGATTGCGACAGCAGCAAGTTACTTACCTTTGTCAGATAGTCCTAAAATTGCTAAGAGTTTAGGTACACGTCATCGTGCAGCAGTGGGTATTTCAGAAGTATCCGATGCTTTTACTGTTATTGTATCTGAGGAAACGGGGTCAATTTCTGTTACTTTTGATGGTAAACTACGCAAAGATATTTCGGTTGAAGTGTTTGAAGAGTTATTGTCTGAACATTGGTTTGGAGCACACTTTGCTAAGAAAGGTGTGAGTTAG
- the glmS gene encoding glutamine--fructose-6-phosphate transaminase (isomerizing): MCGIVGYIGYGQAKELLLSGLEKLEYRGYDSAGIATRDAQGVTVTKAKGRISELRKAADNDIDGQAGIGHTRWATHGVPSYENSHPHQSTSERFTLVHNGVIENYEELRDTYIPEVTLISETDTEIIVQLVEYFANKDMTTEAAFTKVVSLLHGSYALGLLDREDNDTIYVAKNKSPLLVGIGENFNVIASDALAMIQVTSEYKELKDKEIVLVQRDQVVIKDLAGQVVDRESYTAEIDASDAEKGVYDHYMLKEIHEQPAAMRRIIQAYQDEQGHLKVDPAIVKDVEAADRIYIIAAGTSYHAGLVGKEFLEKWAGVPTEVHVSSEFVYNMPLLSENPLFIYISQSGETADSRAVLVETTRLGYHSLTITNVAGSTLSREADHTLLLHAGPEIAVASTKAYTAQIAVLSILAQVVAQARGRQTDIDLLPELAKVTTAIETIVDDAPKMEQIATDFLATTRNAFFIGRAADYNVSLEGALKLKEISYIQAEGFAGGELKHGTIALIEEGTPVIALATQEHVNLSIRGNVKEVVARGANPCIISMEGLEKEGDTYVIPHIHGLLTPLVSVVTLQLISYYAALHRELDVDKPRNLAKSVTVE; encoded by the coding sequence ATGTGTGGAATTGTAGGATATATTGGATATGGACAAGCTAAGGAATTATTATTAAGTGGATTAGAAAAGTTAGAGTATCGTGGCTATGACTCAGCAGGTATTGCGACACGTGATGCGCAAGGGGTCACAGTAACAAAGGCTAAAGGACGTATTTCAGAATTGCGTAAAGCAGCAGATAATGATATCGATGGACAAGCAGGTATCGGACATACACGTTGGGCGACACACGGTGTACCAAGCTACGAAAACTCACACCCACATCAATCAACGAGTGAACGTTTTACACTTGTGCATAATGGTGTGATTGAAAACTATGAAGAATTACGTGACACATATATTCCAGAGGTCACTTTAATATCAGAAACAGATACAGAAATTATCGTACAATTGGTTGAGTATTTTGCAAATAAAGATATGACAACGGAAGCAGCTTTTACAAAAGTAGTGTCGTTATTACATGGTTCATATGCATTAGGACTATTAGACCGTGAAGATAATGATACAATTTATGTTGCAAAAAACAAATCACCATTACTAGTGGGAATTGGTGAGAACTTTAATGTTATCGCATCAGATGCATTAGCGATGATTCAAGTAACAAGCGAATATAAAGAATTAAAAGACAAAGAAATTGTGCTCGTACAACGTGATCAAGTTGTGATTAAAGACTTAGCAGGTCAAGTGGTCGATCGTGAGAGTTATACTGCAGAAATTGATGCATCAGATGCTGAAAAGGGTGTATATGATCACTATATGTTGAAAGAAATCCACGAACAACCTGCAGCAATGCGTCGTATTATTCAAGCTTATCAAGATGAACAAGGGCATCTAAAAGTAGATCCAGCTATTGTAAAAGACGTTGAAGCAGCAGATCGCATTTACATTATTGCTGCTGGAACAAGTTATCATGCTGGACTTGTAGGTAAAGAATTTTTAGAGAAGTGGGCAGGTGTACCAACGGAAGTACACGTATCATCAGAGTTTGTGTATAATATGCCATTATTATCTGAGAATCCATTATTTATTTATATTTCGCAATCTGGAGAAACTGCAGATAGTCGTGCAGTATTAGTTGAAACGACTCGGTTAGGCTATCATTCATTGACTATTACAAATGTTGCAGGTTCAACATTATCGCGTGAAGCAGATCACACATTATTGTTACATGCTGGACCAGAAATTGCGGTAGCATCAACGAAAGCGTACACAGCACAAATTGCAGTATTATCTATTTTGGCACAAGTTGTTGCGCAAGCGCGTGGACGTCAAACGGATATTGATTTATTACCTGAACTTGCTAAAGTTACAACAGCAATTGAAACAATTGTAGATGATGCACCAAAAATGGAACAAATTGCGACAGATTTCTTAGCAACAACACGTAATGCCTTTTTTATCGGACGTGCAGCAGATTACAATGTTAGCCTTGAAGGTGCATTGAAACTGAAAGAAATTTCATACATCCAAGCAGAAGGATTTGCAGGTGGAGAGTTAAAACATGGTACCATTGCACTCATTGAAGAGGGAACGCCGGTTATTGCATTGGCAACACAAGAACATGTGAATTTATCAATTCGTGGTAATGTCAAAGAAGTTGTTGCACGTGGAGCCAACCCATGTATTATTTCAATGGAAGGTCTTGAAAAAGAAGGAGACACATACGTTATTCCACATATACATGGATTATTAACACCACTTGTATCGGTAGTAACATTACAATTAATTTCTTATTATGCAGCATTACATCGTGAATTAGACGTAGATAAGCCACGTAACTTAGCAAAATCTGTAACAGTAGAATAA
- a CDS encoding EVE domain-containing protein, which produces MTAETNYFWLNCGYNRWNHNEPLVGQTTVFESGAQFNPTQGFRAFKQAQVGDKVIFYQVQTDAGLLGCGEITSVTTGAQNKIHVQFKFNETFKPLTADYLKRSEALEFRMNNMKETLFNKISYDEFELIKGLGTGDVTIPRYFFMAETETFEPEETYTIYTHTRNGIKRNGYHHYTQLEIGDQIIIYNRHMNQSIVGRAEVAHHIHTRPPEAGRTNSTAIEIRYLEDIHPISLMNLNKHPKLKNLYFLQENAKQAIASLTPTQYHAMMDMSENDGLKGQFETVKSEHVLDESDDIKPFILLLVDDKSEGVKAAESLVEKANATSVITVGHPDFMEEMLYGRYLPNESGALYYREGFITDLMPRTDRQYLIIDQFERIDPDVFQTFINVLEGYEVTLPRYNKDGSMIKWSRKKDSFYRFNPNWHIVGVTYLTPQEVKEKYTSQMLKYTRIVQVKK; this is translated from the coding sequence ATGACAGCAGAAACAAATTACTTTTGGTTAAATTGTGGTTATAATAGATGGAATCATAATGAACCGTTAGTAGGACAAACCACTGTCTTTGAATCAGGTGCACAATTCAATCCAACACAAGGATTTCGTGCGTTTAAGCAAGCACAAGTTGGAGATAAGGTCATTTTTTATCAAGTGCAAACAGATGCTGGTTTATTAGGATGCGGTGAAATTACAAGTGTTACCACGGGAGCACAAAATAAAATACATGTGCAATTTAAGTTCAATGAAACGTTTAAGCCACTCACGGCGGATTATTTAAAGCGAAGTGAAGCATTAGAGTTTCGCATGAATAATATGAAAGAAACGTTATTTAATAAAATTTCATATGACGAGTTTGAATTGATCAAAGGTCTGGGTACGGGTGATGTGACAATTCCACGCTATTTCTTTATGGCGGAAACAGAAACATTTGAACCTGAAGAAACATATACGATTTATACACATACACGTAATGGGATCAAGCGCAATGGATACCACCATTACACACAGCTTGAGATTGGCGATCAAATTATTATTTATAATAGACATATGAATCAATCTATCGTAGGCAGAGCAGAAGTAGCACACCACATACATACGCGTCCTCCTGAAGCAGGGCGTACAAATAGCACTGCGATTGAGATACGTTACTTAGAAGATATTCATCCAATCAGTTTGATGAATTTAAATAAACATCCGAAGCTTAAAAATCTTTACTTTTTACAAGAGAATGCGAAACAAGCTATTGCGAGTTTAACACCGACACAGTATCATGCAATGATGGATATGAGTGAAAATGATGGGTTAAAAGGTCAATTTGAGACGGTTAAGTCTGAACATGTTTTAGATGAATCAGATGATATAAAACCGTTTATTTTATTGTTGGTAGATGATAAGTCAGAAGGCGTAAAGGCAGCAGAATCTCTTGTAGAAAAGGCGAATGCGACCTCTGTTATTACGGTGGGGCATCCTGACTTTATGGAAGAAATGTTATATGGTCGATACTTACCTAATGAATCAGGAGCGCTATATTATAGAGAAGGTTTTATTACAGATTTAATGCCTAGAACGGATCGCCAATATCTTATTATTGATCAGTTTGAGCGTATTGATCCAGACGTATTTCAAACTTTTATCAATGTATTAGAAGGATATGAAGTCACGTTACCACGTTATAATAAGGATGGAAGTATGATTAAATGGAGTCGAAAAAAAGATTCATTTTATCGTTTCAATCCGAACTGGCATATTGTAGGCGTAACTTATTTAACACCGCAAGAGGTGAAAGAAAAATATACATCACAAATGTTGAAATATACACGCATTGTACAAGTCAAAAAATAA
- a CDS encoding HAD family hydrolase, with translation MQQIKAIFLDMDGTILRENNRVSSYTADTIARLRSVGYKVFLATGRAKEEIHLLIPETLRFDGMITSNGTVGHIGEQILFQHGLSVSSVQAIVKQAQEAGIYYEIFPFDAPRFACTEDQTWMLPLVEGDKPESVGMSEWLSRQEAVESKLTWQDRIPDHLGYSKIYLFHPDLEKIAMFREKIRGEAQTLDIEVSQSTPNNVETMAYQVNKGTGVQEMCAEFEMNLSEALVMGDSYNDYTMFKLKDVSAVAMKNANDTIKDMACHITALTHNQDGAAVFLEQHFLKDV, from the coding sequence ATGCAACAGATAAAGGCAATATTTTTAGATATGGATGGGACGATTTTAAGAGAAAATAATCGCGTATCGTCATACACAGCGGATACGATAGCACGTTTAAGAAGTGTAGGCTATAAAGTGTTTTTAGCGACAGGACGGGCAAAAGAAGAAATACATCTTCTTATACCTGAGACATTACGTTTTGATGGTATGATTACATCGAATGGAACAGTGGGTCATATAGGTGAACAAATATTGTTCCAGCATGGCCTAAGTGTTTCTTCAGTACAAGCTATTGTCAAACAAGCACAAGAGGCTGGGATTTATTATGAGATCTTTCCATTTGATGCACCGCGTTTTGCATGTACAGAAGATCAGACATGGATGTTACCATTAGTAGAAGGTGATAAACCTGAGTCTGTTGGGATGAGTGAGTGGTTATCACGACAGGAAGCAGTCGAGAGTAAGTTGACATGGCAAGATCGTATTCCTGATCACCTTGGATATTCTAAAATTTATTTATTTCATCCAGATCTTGAAAAAATTGCTATGTTTAGAGAGAAGATAAGGGGAGAGGCGCAGACACTAGATATTGAAGTATCACAATCAACGCCAAATAATGTTGAAACGATGGCATATCAAGTCAATAAAGGGACGGGGGTTCAGGAGATGTGCGCAGAATTTGAGATGAATTTATCTGAAGCACTTGTCATGGGGGACAGTTATAATGATTATACAATGTTTAAATTAAAAGATGTCTCTGCTGTTGCAATGAAAAATGCTAATGATACGATTAAAGACATGGCTTGTCATATAACAGCTTTAACTCATAATCAGGATGGTGCTGCGGTATTTCTTGAACAACATTTTTTAAAAGATGTATAG